The Pseudomonas baetica genome includes a region encoding these proteins:
- a CDS encoding DUF6124 family protein, translating into MFKITPNPPHTDPIPHDPALDPQKVKEATDRALDYYLKPEDLAAPPASPKFRPVFLVDPTLDDETLLVEACESLSYAHAMAGNIANSVGGPERKPLLALQQVIMLNELLVNRLLDKLRVPK; encoded by the coding sequence ATGTTCAAAATCACGCCTAACCCACCACACACCGATCCCATCCCCCACGACCCCGCGCTTGACCCGCAAAAGGTCAAAGAAGCCACCGATCGCGCCCTCGACTACTATCTCAAGCCCGAAGACCTGGCAGCTCCTCCAGCATCGCCCAAGTTTCGCCCTGTGTTCCTCGTCGACCCCACGCTGGATGACGAAACCCTGCTGGTCGAAGCCTGTGAATCGCTGTCATACGCCCATGCCATGGCCGGCAATATCGCCAACTCGGTGGGTGGCCCGGAGCGTAAACCGCTGCTGGCGCTGCAACAGGTGATCATGCTCAACGAGCTGTTGGTCAATCGATTGCTGGATAAGCTGCGCGTGCCGAAGTAG
- a CDS encoding GFA family protein, with the protein MDRLAGGCLCGDVRFEVSGQPYRVGICHCLDCRKRHGALFHTSAIFPEQALKVTGNPRDYNGRFFCPRCGSPVFTRSTDEVEVNVGSLDEPNQFKPTYELWTIRRESWLSALPLAHHYERDRESTSRTEE; encoded by the coding sequence ATGGATCGATTGGCTGGCGGTTGCCTATGCGGCGATGTCCGTTTCGAAGTATCCGGCCAGCCCTACCGCGTCGGCATCTGCCACTGCCTCGACTGCCGCAAACGCCACGGCGCGCTGTTCCACACCTCGGCAATTTTCCCTGAGCAAGCGCTGAAGGTCACCGGCAACCCACGCGACTATAACGGCCGGTTTTTCTGCCCGCGTTGCGGTTCACCCGTGTTCACGCGGTCGACAGATGAAGTTGAGGTCAACGTGGGTTCGCTCGATGAACCGAACCAGTTCAAACCCACTTATGAACTCTGGACCATCCGCCGCGAGTCGTGGCTATCGGCGCTTCCACTGGCTCACCACTACGAGCGTGATCGCGAGAGTACAAGTCGCACAGAGGAATAA
- a CDS encoding alpha/beta fold hydrolase, translated as MGFVTSKDGVEIFYKDWGPKDAPVIHFHHGWPLSSDDWDAQMLFFLAQGFRVIAHDRRGHGRSSQVWEGHDMDHYADDALAVVNHLGVKNVVHVGHSTGGGEVIHYIARHGQDNVAKAVLISAVPPLMVQTESNPGGLPKSVFDDFQAQLATNRAQFYRDIPSGPFYGYNRPGAKPSEGIISNWWRQGMIGGAKAHYDGIVAFSQTDFTEDLKKVTVPVLVMHGEDDQIVPYANSGPLSAKLLPNGTLKSYPGFPHGMPTTEAETINADLLTFIRN; from the coding sequence ATGGGATTTGTCACCAGCAAAGACGGCGTCGAGATTTTCTACAAGGACTGGGGGCCGAAAGACGCCCCGGTCATCCACTTTCACCACGGCTGGCCGCTGAGTTCGGACGATTGGGATGCGCAGATGCTGTTCTTTCTGGCGCAGGGCTTTCGGGTGATTGCCCATGATCGCCGTGGGCACGGGCGGTCGAGTCAGGTTTGGGAAGGGCACGACATGGATCACTACGCTGACGATGCCTTGGCGGTGGTCAATCATCTGGGTGTGAAAAACGTCGTGCATGTCGGTCACTCCACCGGGGGCGGCGAGGTCATCCACTACATCGCCCGCCATGGTCAGGACAACGTCGCCAAAGCCGTGCTGATCAGTGCCGTGCCGCCGCTGATGGTGCAGACCGAGAGCAATCCGGGTGGTTTGCCGAAATCGGTATTCGATGATTTTCAGGCGCAGCTGGCGACCAATCGGGCGCAGTTTTATCGGGATATTCCGAGCGGGCCTTTCTATGGCTACAACCGGCCGGGAGCCAAACCTTCGGAAGGGATCATTTCAAACTGGTGGCGCCAGGGCATGATCGGCGGCGCCAAGGCGCATTACGACGGCATCGTGGCGTTCTCGCAGACCGATTTCACCGAAGATCTGAAGAAGGTCACCGTGCCGGTGCTGGTGATGCATGGCGAGGACGATCAGATTGTGCCGTATGCGAACTCGGGGCCTTTATCGGCGAAACTGCTGCCAAACGGCACGTTGAAGTCGTATCCGGGGTTCCCGCATGGAATGCCGACGACTGAGGCGGAGACGATTAACGCGGATCTGCTGACCTTTATTCGCAACTGA
- a CDS encoding (2Fe-2S)-binding protein has translation MLTLNINGKDQELDVPADMPLLWVLRDVAHLTGTKFGCGMAQCGACTVHVDGVPLRACITPATAVAHGQKILTIEGLSTDGSHPVQQAWAELDVVQCGYCQSGQIMSAAALLAKIPQPTDSDIDQALSGNICRCGTYPRIRAAVKRAAEIG, from the coding sequence ATGCTGACCTTGAATATCAATGGCAAGGATCAGGAGCTCGATGTCCCCGCGGACATGCCGTTGCTCTGGGTCCTGCGCGATGTCGCGCACCTGACCGGTACCAAATTCGGTTGCGGCATGGCCCAGTGCGGCGCCTGTACCGTGCATGTCGACGGTGTGCCGTTGCGCGCCTGCATCACCCCGGCCACAGCGGTGGCCCATGGGCAAAAAATCCTCACCATCGAAGGTTTGTCTACGGATGGCTCGCACCCGGTGCAGCAGGCCTGGGCCGAACTCGATGTGGTGCAGTGCGGTTACTGCCAGTCCGGGCAGATCATGTCCGCTGCCGCGTTGCTGGCGAAAATCCCCCAACCCACCGACAGCGATATCGATCAGGCGCTCTCCGGCAATATTTGCCGCTGCGGCACCTACCCAAGAATTCGTGCCGCGGTCAAACGTGCGGCCGAGATCGGTTGA